AAGAGGCGGGGCATGGAACTTTGCACCAAGCCTTGCACGCGTATCAACACGATTAATTTTAGCGTCTGATTTTAGATCAAACTACATTGGTTTTCGCTTAGTTCGCGAGAGATAAAATTATAAGGAAGCATTGCTTCCTTTTTTAACAAATTCACAAAGGCGCTGCACTTTATATTGCTCATCAAAATGAGCATGTTAAAGTGAGGTAGCTAATATAAGAACGTATTTCAAAGGTCATCCAGCCTCATGTTTAAAAAACTCCGTGGTATTTTTTCTAACGATCTGTCGATCGACTTGGGTACAGCCAATACCCTAATTTATGTAAAAGAAGAAGGTATTGTTCTAAACGAGCCTTCAGTTGTTGCTATCCGTCAAGAGCGTGCTGGTGGCCCTAAAAGTGTTGCATCGGTAGGTACCGAAGCAAAACAGATGCTAGGTCGTACGCCGGGTAATATTAAAGCAATCCGCCCAATGAAAGACGGTGTAATTGCTGACTTTTATGTAACAGAAAAAATGTTACAACACTTCATCAAGCAAGTGCATAACAATAACTTTATGCGCCCAAGTCCGCGCGTACTTATTTGTGTACCATGTGGTGCAACGCAAGTAGAAAAACGCGCAATCCGCGAATCGGCAATGGGCGCTGGCGCCCGAGAGGTTTACCTAATTGAAGAGCCAATGGCTGCGGCAATTGGTGCAGGTTTACCGGTATCAGAAGCAACAGGCTCTATGGTTGTTGATATTGGTGGTGGTACAACTGAAGTTGCTATTATTTCACTAAATGGTGTGGTTTACTCATCATCAGTACGTATTGGTGGCGATAAGTTTGACGAAGCTATTATTAACTATGTGCGTCGTAACTTTGGTAGCTTAATTGGTGAAGCAACCGCCGAAAACATTAAGCACCAAATTGGTTCTGCGTTTAAAACAGATGAGCCAATTGAGATCGAAGTACGTGGCCGTAACCTAGCTGAAGGTGTTCCACGTTCATTTACACTTAACTCACATGAAATCTTAGAAGCGCTTCAAGAGCCTCTAATGGGGATTGTTAGTGCAGTAATGGTTGCCCTAGAGCAATCGCCACCAGAGCTTGCATCAGATATTTCTGCGCACGGTATGGTACTGACTGGCGGTGGTGCACTATTAAAAGATTTAGATCGCTTATTAATGGAAGAAACAGGCATTCCTGTTGTTGTTGCTGACGATCCACTAACGTGTGTAGCACGTGGCGGCGGTAAGGCATTAGAAATGATTGATGTTCACGGTGGTGACGTTTTTAGTTACGACTAATGAAATTAATGTTTGGGCGCACTGTCTCTTTGCAACTGCGACTTTTTGTCGCAGTGCTTTTGAGTATCGTACTCATAGCTGGAGATAGGTACACAGAAGGTGGAACCGTTGTGCGCACCAGTTTAAATACACTGGTTAGCCCGCTTATTTATGTTGCAAACTTACCTTATGAGTTATTTAGCATTGGCGCTAAAAGCTTACACACGCGAGACCAACTCCTTACTGAAAACGAAGCACTGAAAAAAAAGCAAATGCTACAAAGTGAGCAGCTGCAACAGTACCAATTTTTAGCCAGAGAAAACCAGAAGTTGCGTGCGTTACTTGGCTCATCGGCAAAACAATCTAATCGTAAAATTATTGCACAAGTATTATCGGTTCACTCAAACCCATATAGCCATCAAGTCGTTATTAACCGTGGTACTACAGACGGCATAAGCGAAGGGCAAGCTGTAATAGACGAAATGGGGGTGGTAGGGCAGCTTACTAAAGTAGGTTCCACTACGTCGCGCGTATTATTGATGACCGATACAACTCATGCAACACCTGTTCGCATACTTAGGAATGATGTACGAACCGTCGTTGAAGGCATTGGTAAAATTAATATAGTTAAGCTTTCGCATGTGCCTCATAGTTTAGATGTGCGAATAGGTGATGTATTAGTGACTTCTGGGTTAGGTGGTACATTTCCTGAAGGGTATCCTGTGGCGATAGTCACAGAAATTAACCGCGACGAAGGCCGTCCATTTGCACAAGTATTTGCAGAGCCAATCGCGTTGCTCGACCGAATTCGCTTACTTGTAATTCTATGGCGCAGCCAGCAGGAGCAAATAAACGATGATTAACCGTTATTCATTGTTAATTGCGCTAAGCATATTTTTTGCTTTAATTATGGCGCTAATGCCGCTGCCATTTTCGTTTGAACCATTTAGGCCGGATTGGGTCTTATTAGTACTTATGTATTGGTCATTGGCCGTGCCACATCGGTTAAATATTGGTACTGCTTGGGTCGTAGGTTTACTCATTGATTTAGCGTCAGGCTCACCTTTAGGTGTTAACTCGCTGACATTTTCGGTATGTATATTTATTACCGCAAGTAACTTTCAAAAAATTCGTAACTTCTCGCTTTGGCAGCAAAGTTTGTTAATTGGCTTGTTTTTAACGCTTTATCATTTAATGCAGTTTTGGCTAAATCATTTTTTGCTTGGTGTTTACTTTAACCCACAATATTTATGGCCGGTATTTACTGGCATGGTAAGTTGGTTTTGGGTGTTTTTATTACTTCGTAAGTACCGCAGACATTTTAGGATCAGATAATGAATACTGCCGTATATCTGGCATCAGCTTCTCCTCGTCGTAAAGAGTTATTGGCTCAACTTGGTATCGAATTTTCGCAATTTAGTGTTGATGCGGACGAGAGCCAATTTCCTAATGAACTTCCTCATGCCTATGTAGAGCGCTTAGCGAGGCTAAAAGCTTGCTCAGGTGTCAAGCTTGGTTACACAGACCGGCCAGTACTAGGTAGTGACACAGTAGTTGTTATTGATAATGAATCCTTGTGTAAACCACGCGATGAAGCCGATTTTACGCATACACTTAAACGCTTGTCCGGAAACACTCACCAGGTACTAACCGCTATTGCTTTTGCGACTGAAGATAAAGTGCTTAGCCAAGTTATCAGTACTGATGTGACATTTAAAAAACTGAGCGATGAAGAGATTAAAGCCTACTGGCAAAGTGGTGAGCCACAAGATAAAGCGGGTGGATATGGTATTCAGGGGCTAGGTGGTCGCTTTGTTACACATATTTCGGGTAGCTATTTTAGTGTTGTCGGCTTACCTTTATATGAGACTGAACAATTATTACACGCATTTTTAAGAGGGTAGCATGAGTACAGAATTACTGATCAACGTAACACCGAGTGAAAGTCGTGTTGCCCTAATCGAAAACGGTGTGCTTCAAGAGATTCAGTTAGAACGAATTGGTAACCTAGGTATTGTTGGCAATATTTATCTAGGAAAAATAAGCCGTGTTTTACCTGGAATGCAGGCCGCTTTTGTTGATATTGGCTTAGAGAAAGCCGCATTCTTACATGCATCTGACATAGTAAATAGTGCCTCCATTGTTGAAGGTGTTGACGATGTACCAATAAAGAAAGTGCAAGATATACGAGAGTTAGTGCGCCAAGGTCAATTTATTATGGTGCAAGTGGTTAAAGATCCATTAGGCACGAAAGGCGCGAGACTCACTACCGACATCACTATTCCGTCTCGCTACTTAGTATTTATGCCAGACGCAACGCATGTTGGTGTAAGCCAACGGATAGAAACTGAAGAAGAGCGATCTCGCCTTAAAAAAATTGTTGCTGAATATGGCGATGAAAATGGCAGTTTTATAGTACGTACCGCGGCTGAAGGTGCAAGCGAAGCAGAGTTAAGACATGATGCTGGTTTTTTAAGAAAATTATGGGAAAAAATAACCGCACGTCGTAAAAAAACTAACAAAGCAACCATATTGCATGAAGACCTAACACTTGCCTTTAGAACACTGCGTGATTACGTAGGTGAAGACATGGAGCGTATTCGTGTTGACTCAAAGCTTACCTACCAAGAGCTAAAAATATTTACCGAAGAATTTGTACCGCAACTTTCACAAGTACTCGAGTACTATCCGGGTGAGCGCCCTATATTCGACTTATTCGATGTAGAAAACGAAGTGCAAAAAGCGCTGCATCGCAAAGTCACGTTAAAGTCAGGCGGGTACATTATTATTGATCAAACAGAAGCGATGACTACGGTTGACGTAAACACCGGTGCGTTTGTCGGCCATCGTAATTTAGAAGAGACTATTTTTAACACTAATGTCGAGGCAACGTCTGCCATTGCGCGCCAGTTAAGGCTTCGTAATTTAGGTGGAATAATTATTATCGACTTTATCGATATGGTCAGCGAAGAGCATAAAAGCCGTGTATTACACTCGCTTGAATCGGCGCTTGCTAAAGATCGTACTAAAACAAATATTAATGGTTTGTCAGCGCTAGGGTTAGTTGAAATGACCCGAAAACGCACCAGAGAGAGCTTAGAGCATATTTTATGTGATGTATGCCCTGCATGTTCAGGGCGAGGCTCACAAAAAACAGTCGAAACGGTATGCTACGAAATATTACGTGAAATTGTTCGCGTAAACCGCGCCTACGCAGCCGATAAATTTATGGTTTATGCAGCACCAGCAGTAAGTGAAGCCTTACTTAATGATGAATACCACAACTTGGCGGAGCTTGAGCTATTTATAGGTAAGCAAGTACACATACAAACAGAAAGCTTATACAGCCAAGAGCAGTTTGATGTGGTAATGATGTAATGAAAGCAAAAGCGGTCTGTTTTTTTTGTTTTAGAAAGTTATGGCAAACCTGCGCCATAATTTTGGTATTACTGGCTGTTATTGTTTCAATATTAAAGTACACACTCCCTTACGCAAATGATTACAAAGGCGATATAGAAACCTACCTAGACGAAAAGTTTGCTATTAGTTTATCTATTGGCGCTATTTCAGCAAGCTGGCAGGGAAATGGTCCTGCCCTTGTGCTTGAAGACTTATCATTTAAAGATAATGAAACTGCACCTATTTCGCTAACCATTGCAAAAACCAGCCTAGAGCTTAACTTATGGGAAAGTATAAAAACACTGCAATTAAAGTCCAATTACTTTGTTATAAATGGCTTTCATACCACAGTAAATGTGACAGACTTGTTTGAGAGTAGTACTCAAGATGATGTTTCGTTTGAGCAAAAAGAGCTTATAGAGGGGCTTTTTTTAGGTAATACAGGTCATTTTGCAATAGAAAACTCCAGTATTAATTTTGTCTTAGACGATAACAAAGAGCGTAAACTCCTGCTCGAAAATATCATTTGGCAAAATGAAGAGTCTCAACATTTAGGTAGCGGAACATTAGCTTTACCTGGCATCACAGTGGGCACCTTTGACGCGCGTATTGCTCTAAAGGGAGAGAGCTTAGAAGAAGTTGCGGGCAACATGTATGTCCAAGCCAATAAGGTAGATGTGTCTAATTGGTTGGCGCAATATATAAATACTGAAAAACAACAGTTAACTAGCGATATCAATTTACAGGCTTGGTTAAAAATTGAAAAAGGCCTCATTGACGATATAAAAATGCAATGGCTGCCAAGCTCCGTTACTTGGTTTAATGAAGCGCAAAGCCAGCAAGTTAGTTTAAGTGAAGGTGGCTTTCATCTTTATCCTGAGCAAGGTAATTGGCATTTAAAAAGCACCGGTTTAGCGTTTAATAACAACAATACGACATGGCCAAGCCTAGAGTTTGAGGCTCAACTAGGTGAAAATAATCAAATTTGGTTAAATCAAATAGATATAGCGCTGCTGGCTAACTTGGCAGCGCTGACAAATTTTGACTCTCTCGACGCGTTTTTAAAACGCAAACCAAGTGGCCAAATACAGCAGGCTTACGTTAATTACGAGAGTAACCAGCAGTGGCAAGTATGGTTTAACGCCAATAACATAGGCTGGCAAGAGCTTAATTCAGTACCTGCTGCGCAAGGTTTACGCGTAAGCGGTTTATTAAACCAAGATAAAGGTCGTATCAGCTTATTTGGAGAAAACGGCACTTTAATAACTGGCGATAGTTTTAGTGACAACATTAGTTATAACCAGCTCAATATAGAATTAGACCTCGCAAAGCAAAATAATAACTGGCGTATTAGCAGTGATAATATTTGTTTTGATAACAATGAGATAACGCTAGCCGCAGAAATGCAACTGAGCTTTGGTGATACACCGCGTCTTGATTTATACGCAGAGGCATTTGCAGAGGATGCCAGTATTGCCGGTCATTATTTTCCGTTAAAAGCGATGAGCCCAGAATTAGTTAGCTACCTAAACGGGGCTATAAAAGGCGGTGAAATATCAAAAGCGCAGGTTCT
This DNA window, taken from Pseudoalteromonas marina, encodes the following:
- a CDS encoding rod shape-determining protein, whose translation is MFKKLRGIFSNDLSIDLGTANTLIYVKEEGIVLNEPSVVAIRQERAGGPKSVASVGTEAKQMLGRTPGNIKAIRPMKDGVIADFYVTEKMLQHFIKQVHNNNFMRPSPRVLICVPCGATQVEKRAIRESAMGAGAREVYLIEEPMAAAIGAGLPVSEATGSMVVDIGGGTTEVAIISLNGVVYSSSVRIGGDKFDEAIINYVRRNFGSLIGEATAENIKHQIGSAFKTDEPIEIEVRGRNLAEGVPRSFTLNSHEILEALQEPLMGIVSAVMVALEQSPPELASDISAHGMVLTGGGALLKDLDRLLMEETGIPVVVADDPLTCVARGGGKALEMIDVHGGDVFSYD
- the mreD gene encoding rod shape-determining protein MreD, coding for MINRYSLLIALSIFFALIMALMPLPFSFEPFRPDWVLLVLMYWSLAVPHRLNIGTAWVVGLLIDLASGSPLGVNSLTFSVCIFITASNFQKIRNFSLWQQSLLIGLFLTLYHLMQFWLNHFLLGVYFNPQYLWPVFTGMVSWFWVFLLLRKYRRHFRIR
- a CDS encoding Maf family protein, which gives rise to MNTAVYLASASPRRKELLAQLGIEFSQFSVDADESQFPNELPHAYVERLARLKACSGVKLGYTDRPVLGSDTVVVIDNESLCKPRDEADFTHTLKRLSGNTHQVLTAIAFATEDKVLSQVISTDVTFKKLSDEEIKAYWQSGEPQDKAGGYGIQGLGGRFVTHISGSYFSVVGLPLYETEQLLHAFLRG
- the rng gene encoding ribonuclease G, translating into MSTELLINVTPSESRVALIENGVLQEIQLERIGNLGIVGNIYLGKISRVLPGMQAAFVDIGLEKAAFLHASDIVNSASIVEGVDDVPIKKVQDIRELVRQGQFIMVQVVKDPLGTKGARLTTDITIPSRYLVFMPDATHVGVSQRIETEEERSRLKKIVAEYGDENGSFIVRTAAEGASEAELRHDAGFLRKLWEKITARRKKTNKATILHEDLTLAFRTLRDYVGEDMERIRVDSKLTYQELKIFTEEFVPQLSQVLEYYPGERPIFDLFDVENEVQKALHRKVTLKSGGYIIIDQTEAMTTVDVNTGAFVGHRNLEETIFNTNVEATSAIARQLRLRNLGGIIIIDFIDMVSEEHKSRVLHSLESALAKDRTKTNINGLSALGLVEMTRKRTRESLEHILCDVCPACSGRGSQKTVETVCYEILREIVRVNRAYAADKFMVYAAPAVSEALLNDEYHNLAELELFIGKQVHIQTESLYSQEQFDVVMM
- the mreC gene encoding rod shape-determining protein MreC, which produces MKLMFGRTVSLQLRLFVAVLLSIVLIAGDRYTEGGTVVRTSLNTLVSPLIYVANLPYELFSIGAKSLHTRDQLLTENEALKKKQMLQSEQLQQYQFLARENQKLRALLGSSAKQSNRKIIAQVLSVHSNPYSHQVVINRGTTDGISEGQAVIDEMGVVGQLTKVGSTTSRVLLMTDTTHATPVRILRNDVRTVVEGIGKINIVKLSHVPHSLDVRIGDVLVTSGLGGTFPEGYPVAIVTEINRDEGRPFAQVFAEPIALLDRIRLLVILWRSQQEQINDD